The Sphaerochaeta globosa str. Buddy region CGTTCTTTTGCTGCTTCTCTTATCTCCGAGCTTCGCCTCGGAACAGGACTTGTACCGAGCCGCTTCGCAGGGAAATCCCTCCGATGTCATGCTTGCTGCCATCAGTGCAGGCTCCTTTCTCGTTGAAGAGGAAGACGGATGGAATGCTTTCTTCTATGCAGCAACCAACAATGCTGATGTCGAGGTACTGCAACTGCTGCTTGACAACGGCTTTGAGGTCAACCAAATCGACAGCCAAGGCAGCACTCCTCTGATGTACAGCGCTGAATTCAACAAAGAGCCTCGGGTGACGGCCTTCCTGCTTGATAAGGGGGCCGACGTACAGGCACGTTCCCCCAAAGGAGAGACAGCCCTGCATCGCGCCTGCATCGGCAAGGCAGGCATGGAAGTGATCGACCTACTTTTGAAGGCCGGCGCTTCTGCAGGACAGACCAATATATATGGGCAGTCCGCCCTCCACTTTGCAGCCTACAGCAGAAGCGATTCCGACATCCTCACCACTCTCATCCTTGCAGGAGCGGAGGTGAACTACAAAGACTATATAGGCAAAACGGCGTTGCTATACTTGTTGGAAAGGCAACCGGATAGTGATGCGGTGGAAGCACTGCTCACATTCGGCGCAAAGCCTGATATCGCGGACAACGAAGGAAACACCGCGTTGATGATGGCTGCGGGAAGAGCAAACGATGGAGATCTTATCAAGCTGCTGGTACGCAATGGAGCCAAAGTCGAGTCGCGCAACCTTGCCGGTGTCACCGCCTTGATGTATGCAGCTGCATACAATCAGAATCTCGATGTATTGGATGAGTTGATCAATGCAGGGGCACAAATCGACGCAGCATCTATAACCGGGATGACTGCATTGGCATATGCAGCCTGGCACAACAGCAACAGGTCCATCACCTCCCGCCTGCTCGCCCATGGCGCCTCGATATACAGCACCGATGAGAAGGGCCAGACACCTTTGATGTATGCAACGGCAGCCAACCCCAATACGGAGGTGGTCAAGCTGCTTCTCCAAGCCGGTTCAGATCCCGACCGGAAAAGTCAGGAAGGCTATAGCGCCCGGGAGTATGTCCAGATGAACCCCAACAAGGAGAGCATGCTTGCTCTCTTCAAATAGGCCAACATCGTTCATAAGATCCAATTTGGACAGTACATCATCATGTTTTTCATGGCAATTCAGATAATTTTTTCTTTACAAATGTATAACAGTTGAATACCATTAAGCATGAAATATTACTTTTAGATAGAGCAAAGACACCAATTTGGGCCACTACAAACCGTATAGCCCGATTTGGCGCTCTACTGAACAGCCCAAAAGACACAGGTGATTTCCCTCCTGCTGCCTGCATACCATCGATTCTGGAATACTCAATGAAACGTACGACACCCCCTATTACGGTTGCCTGCATGCTCGCACTCGGCATGGCTCTGCTCATCGGTTGTACCGACGCTTTTAATCCTCCCAAAAATGTAACAGAGGTTACGATTGACGAAGTTCGCCCGCTCATGATTGGTGAAACCTTCCAATTTACTGCAACCATTGCTCCCGCCGACGCAACCAACAAGCGCTTGTCTTGGGCTTCCGATAATACTGCGGTTGCTTCAGTCGATGCTGAGGGCTTGGTCACCGCAGTATCACGGGGTAGTGCTACAATCTTAGTAACGACCGAGGACCAAAACAAGACTGACAATGTCCAGATTTCCGTGCACAACGGATATGTGCGTGTTTCCTTCACCAACACTGCCGATGCCTCTGACACTTACTCGTTTTGGCTAACATCTGGCCCTGCACAAGGATCGGCCCTTGATAGAGATACAATCTTCACAGAGTATGATGTCCCTTCCCATACCCTCAGGGACTTCGGAAGTGGCAACGGCAGCAGAAGACTTGCTTCAAACACTCCTATGGATAAAGAGTATGGTCAGTTTATTCCCTTGGAGAACAACTACCCCTTTGAGAGCTTTGAGCTCTATGTGCCCGATGCAGTAGACGACACGTGCATCGGTGATGCTTTGGATGCTGTAAGGTTTTCAATACATAGCATGCAAGATGCTTCAACTCTTGCATTCTCGGCTGGATATTCCAGTTTGGACCCACCTCCCATCAGCGTCACATTCACTGAATTCGGTGATGAGTATGTGGGAGGAATAATTTCAGGCAGGATATCTGATTCTCGTTCCACAGAATATGAAGTTTCGGGTGAGTTCAGAGTCCTGAGGGCTGCATACGCACCAAAATACTAAGTGCTTGAACAATGGTTCTTAGAAAAACCTTACCCTTCGATTGGTACTACCTATAAAACAGGCTTTCTTCCCAGCTTTGGGAGAAAGCCTGATTGCTTGGAAAGAGAAGGCCTAGTTCGCACCCATCTTCTTTAGCTGGTTTACAATATAGGTTCTCTTGGCTGCCTTGGCATACTCAAGTACCGAGTGACCCTGATAGTCGCGGGCGTTGATGTCTGCTCCGGCTTTCAGCAGGGCGGAGATGATGCGGGCTTCAGGGTTGCTGTTCACTGCCATGATCAGGGCGGTCTCCCCGAGGTAGTTGCGGGCATTGAGATCGGCTCCCGCCTTGAGAAGTTCCTCAATGACTTTCGGGCTTATGCTCTTGTTTGCTGCGAGGTGCAGGGCATTGGACCGATACTTCGGCTCAGCTTCCTGGATGTCCGCTCCGGCATCCAAAAGCGCCTTCAAGACATTGACTGAAGGGTTGTATTGGGCTGCCAGCATGATAGGAGTAAGGCCCCACTCGTTCTGGGTGTGAATGTCTGCCCCTTGGTCAAGAAGGGTCTTGATTTCCTTCACTTTGGTAGCAGAAACAGCAGCTGCGAGTAACTTCTTATTCAGGGTTTCTTCACGTTTCGCCATATCACTATATCTCCTTACTCATTATTTGATTTACACTTATATGCCTATAGTATTTCAAGTTTTCCACAAATTGTATAGTCTGTAAGCAAAAAATATTCCGGGTTTGACCCTTTGCCTTTTCATTTGGCTGCTTTAGGATTTGCCTCTTCATACAAATATGCTGTATGATGGTCGCATGGTAACCAAGGAAATAATCCAGCAGATTCCAAAAGTGGAACTGCATGACCATCTTGACGGCGGCCTGAGAATTCAGACCATTTTGGACCTGGCCAATGAGCAGCATGTCAAGCTTCCCAGCGAGGATCCTCAGAAGCTGCATGATTGGTTTGTACGCGGCTGCAGACAAAAAAGCCTCTCCTTGTACCTGGAACCATTCGGGGTAACAACCCAAGTCATGCAGACAGAAGATGCGCTTAGGCGGGTTGCCTTTGAAGCGGTTGAGGATTTGGCGAAGGAGCATGTCTGCTATGCCGAAATCCGCTTCGCCCCCATCCTGCACATACATAATGGCCTGAGCCTTGAGCAAGTAGTGCAAGCAGTCCTTGACGGATTGCAGCAAGGGACAAGGCATACAGGCATGCCTACCGGCCTTATCCTATGCACCATGCGCAACCAGAGCCCCAAGATCAGCCAGACGATTGCCGAGCTTGCAGTAGCATTTGCAGATCGGGGTGTGGTTGGATTCGACCTTGCCGGCGATGAGATCGGCTACCCTCCCAAGAAGCATCTGGAGGCTTTCCAGTTCATCCGCAATAAAAACTTCAACATTACCATCCATGCCGGAGAAGCCTTCGGGGTGGAATCCATCTGGCAGGCCGTTCAGCTGTGCGGAGCACATCGTATCGGACACGGAGTTCGCTTGGTGGAGGATATGGGCCTTGATGGAACGAGGATCGAGGAGATGGGTTCGCTTGCAAACTTCATCCTTGACCGACGAATTCCTATGGAGATGTGCCTGACCAGCAATGTTGGGACCGGGGCTGCAAAAGACTATGCAAGTCACCCCTTCCCCATTCTCTTTCGGAATAAGTTCCGCGTCTTTTTGTGCAGTGACAACCGCTTGATGAGCGACACAAACCTTACCAGGGAAATGGAACTTGCCGTGCAATACTACAACCTGAATATACGCGACTTGGAGAAGATTACAATCAATGCGATGAAGTCAGCCTTCATCCATCATGACCAGAAGCTCTCCATTATCTACAATGTAATCAAGAAAGGGTATCTACAAATCCGCGAACAATACGGCATTACCGACTAAAGGGTTCGCTTGAATACTTCGATGGGATTGATGCGCATTCTGATCCTGCAATACAAATAGGCAAATACCAGTCCGCTCAGATGGGTAAGATGCGCTACGTTTCCACCCCGGCCGAACACCTGGCTGGACAGCTCAATGATCGCATAGAGGATTACCAGTATCGGAGCTCTGACAGGAATGAAACCAAAAACAAAAATCACCGAATAAGGGTAGAAGACGGCAAACATCAGAAGTACTGCATAAATCGCCCCGGAAGCTCCGACAAGAATTACATTCGTGCCAGCCAAATAGTAGCTGATGAAACTCACAATGCCGCTGAATAGCCCTGCAAGCAGATAGAAAAGCAGAAATTCCTTGCTGCCAATGCGCTTTTCCACCATCGAGCCGAAAATAAAAAGGCTGAGCATATTGAACAGAAGGTGGTTGAATCCACCATGCACGAACATGTAGGTAAACGGTTGCCACACATACCCGCCAAGCACAAACGAGGGAATCATGGCCAGGTAATATGCACTGCGTGGATATATATAGGCGGTAAGCAGGTAGACCAGTGCATTAAGCACCACGAGCTTCAGGGTAAAATTCTTATACGTACCGTCCCGGAATCTCCGGTTTATCAGCGAGGCTTTATTCATAGCTATACAGTATAAATTGCTCGCCAAATCGTCAATTGTGCAATTTTTGCACAACTATCATAGGGTGCGCAAGCAATGCACAGCATTTCGGAAGGCCCATAGCATACAGGGGCACCCAATTGAAGGATTTCAACTTGGCATGCAAATTGCATGGTTATAGCTAGAACAGAGCAACATTTTTTTTCATACTCCTCCTTTTTCATATCGACAGGGTGCCAAGAGATTACCCCAATCAACTTTTGGCATCCTTCTTTTTTTGCCCAGCTTCTGTGAAAAATTGTATTGGTGTTACTTTTCTTCACACCTACTGCTCTGACTCCTATCACACTTAGTTTACATTTAGCTATATAAATTGTCCTTATGTACATATTTCTAGAGTTGGCACGCATGTTGCATTGTAATTAGCAGAACAGAGCAACAGTTTTTTTCAAACCTCCTTAAAGTGTGATTTCTTTGGTGCCAGCGGTCCTCTCTCCCCACCCCACAAATTCCGCTGGCACCATCTTTTTGCCCTGAACTGTGCACTATTTTTGCCATGTGAAGAAATTTCACAGTACGTGCACACCTCTCACAAATAAAAAACTGTCCATTTGTGTATATGTATTGTCCAAAAACCACACTATTGTAGTTGGCACATGAATTGCATAGAGATAGATAGAACAGAGCAACCGTTTTTTCAACCTCCTTTTCGTGTTTTTACCTTGGGTGCCAGCGAGAAATACCTTCACACCAACCAATTCTCACTGGCACCTTTCTTGTGCCCTTCCTCCTGCTTTGGTATAGTCAAGACATGGCAACCAGCAGAAGAGACCGTGCAGACTCCTATACCAAACGTGCACACAAAGAGGGCTATCCCGCCCGTTCCGTCTATAAGCTCGAAGAACTCCAACAGAGCTTCAACCTCATCAAGAGTGGAGACACCGTCCTGGATGTGGGGGCAGCGCCTGGATCTTGGACGCTGTATACCCACAATGAGCTGATAAAAGGCAAGGGAACGATTATTGCAGTCGACCTCAATCCCTTGAGCCTCAATCCAGTCCCGGTGACGGTCACGTCCTATGTTGGCGATGCTTTTGGTAAAGAGATGCGCAATACACTCATCTCCCATGGGCCCTACGATGTCATCATCAGTGATGCCGCCCCGATGACCATGGGCAACCGTTCAGTAGACACTTCGCGCAGCGAGAATCTTGCTGAGCAGGTTATCTACCTTGCCAAGGACCATCTGAAGGTCCATGGCAATCTGGTGGTCAAGATTTTTCAGGGGGGGGGCCAAGTGGAGATGCTCAAGCTCATGCGCACCCTTTTTGTAAAAGTGAAGCCCTTCAAGCCGAAAGCCTGCAGGGATGATTCATTTGAGATTTATCTGGTAGGTATGGATAAATTGGAAACGGAGAGTACACCATGCGAATCGTAATCATCGACGGCCAAGGCGGAAGTTTGGGGAAAAGTATGGTTGAGGCAATCAAAAAACAATTTCCCCACGTTCATCTGCTGGCCATCGGGACAAACAGCCTTGCAGCGAGTGCCATGCTCCGAAGCGGCGCCGATGCCATTGCAACCGGGGAGAACCCGGTCGTGGTTGCCTCCAGGAACGCCGATCTGATCATCGGGCCTTTGGGAATCATCACAGCCGATGCCCTGCATGGGGAAATAACCCCTGCCATGGCCATCGCTGTTGCACAAAGTCAGGCACATAAGATTCTGCTGCCGATAAGCAAATGCAATGTCAGCATCGTAGGAAGGCAAGACTTGAGCCTGGGAGAGATGATAGAGCTCGCCATCAAGGAGATTGCAACCTTTCTTGACAACCAAGGCTGAGGCTTGTACAATTCGCCCAACCAAGCCCCATGAAGGGGTTGATCCTATACCATGTACCTATGAAGAAACGAGCCATGAAGGCAGAGAAGGATGTCAATCCTTTGCTTTCATGGCTTTTTTACTATGGAGCTGCCTGTGGAACCGTATCAGCAACCACTTCCCGAGGGAACAACCCTAAGCATCTACAACCACGACCAACTCATTTTTTCTGACAGCGGTCGCTGGCTCTCCCCTCTTTTTGCCTTCGAACGCTTCTTGGCCACCTATACAGGAGAGCGTGACTGCCTTTCAGCCCACGATACGGCAGCAGGCAAAGCCGCAGCTGTTCTGATGAGCCGCATGGGCATTGCAAGGGCGCACATCAATCTGGTGAGCGACCTCGCCGTAGCGTTCTACGAAGAACACGGCATTCGCATCACTTGGGAAAAACGAATTGAGCGACTGGCATGCAAAACCGAGGATTTGCTTTTTGACCTGACAAGCGAAGAGGAAATGTACCGCCTGCTCAGAAGGCGTGCAAAGTTGGTACGGGGAGTTGGTATTGCCGTACAGCAGGTCAGCTATGCATACCCCGATCTTCCTCCAATCCTTGAGGATCTCTCATTTACTGTAGAGCAAGGCGGCAGGCTCATCATCCAAGGTGACAATGGTATGGGAAAAACCACGTTGCTCAATCTCTTGCTGGGAAAGCTCACTCCAGCTAAGGGGTCAATCCTTATCGATGACCAGGAAATAACCTCCTTGCCCAAGCGGACGATCGGATACATCAAACAGCAGCAGACACAAGAACACTATCCTGTCTCGGTACGGGAGGTGGTCAGCATGGCTGTTGATCCGAGCCTCGATATCAAGCAACAGAAATGGGAGATCGACACGGCACTGCGAAGAACCGGAGTGTATGAGCTGGCTGATCGTAATTTCTTTACCCTCAGCGGAGGTGAACGCCAAAAGGTTTCACTCTCACGGACCCTCTGCCAAAAGGCACGACTTTTGCTTTTGGATGAGCCTACCTCGTTTCTGGATGCAAAGAGCCGAAAAACACTGATCGAGGTACTGCACTCCCTCAGCATGGATGAAATGCCGACGATCATCATCGTAACCCATGACAAGGAACTGGAAACCGACCTCCGCTGGCCGGTTCTCCGACTGGAAGGCAAGCATGCATGACTTTCTCTATGCTCTCAGTCTTCCCCCGGTTGCACGGGGCCTGGTTGCCATGGCAATAGCAGGCTTCTGCTTTCCCGCAAGCGGGGTAATGGTTCTGCGCCTGAATCTGGTACCGATGCGCTACATGCTCATGCATGGCGTCATCCTTGGGGGGGCCATCTCTCTTGCATTCTCCCTGCCGGTTCTTCCGACCAGCATCCTGCTCAACCTCTTGCTCGTCCTTCTGATGCTCCGCCTCAAAGGCAGCAACTCGCAAAGCTTCTCTCTTGCCAGTGCAGCGGCAATGGTGTTTTCCATGGCTTTGGCCTCGTTGGTCATGCATCTGTGGGATGTACCTGCCAAGGATACCCTGCAATTGCTCTGGGGTAGCCCATTTGCGTTGACCTTCGTTGATATTCTCGGCCTGACAGTCATCGCCTTGGTGCTCATCCTGTATCTGGTTGTAAACTTCAGGACAGTCAGCGCCATATTTTTCGACCCGGAGATCGCCCATTCATTGGGTATGTCGGTCACATGGCATTATACGCTCATGGTTCTGGTTATTGCCTTGGTGATCGCCTTTGCAATGAAGCTATTGGGTGCTCTGCTCATCGATGCCCTGCTCATCCTTCCAGTCATGGTAGGAAGCAAGCGTGCTGCAAGTCTCAAGCAGCTCATAGGGTTCTCCTGCCTCACCGGCTTGTTCATCTCGACTTTCGGTTATGTGCTGGCTGTTGCCACCGACCTTCCACCCAGTGGAACAATTGCCTTGCTTTCGGCTTTGCTCTATCTCGCCCCTACATCACACAAGAAAGGAATTGCTGTATGAAGAACTATCGTTTCATTGCCCTCTTGCTCGTCATCAGTGTCTCTCTCTTTGCCCAGGGTGTCCCCGAAGAGGTTGCTGCTTCTGCTGCATCCAGACCTGCTCTGATTGTCGCCTCCACCAGTTGGACCGCGGCCTTTGCCGACTTGGCAGGCCTGGACGACGTACCCTTCATCGCCCCGGCGAACCTGATACATCCCCCTGAGTATGAGATTGTCGTCAGCGATGTATTGAAGATCAACCATGCGGATTACTTCATCTATGCCGGCTATGAGCGGATGAT contains the following coding sequences:
- a CDS encoding DUF1893 domain-containing protein yields the protein MEPYQQPLPEGTTLSIYNHDQLIFSDSGRWLSPLFAFERFLATYTGERDCLSAHDTAAGKAAAVLMSRMGIARAHINLVSDLAVAFYEEHGIRITWEKRIERLACKTEDLLFDLTSEEEMYRLLRRRAKLVRGVGIAVQQVSYAYPDLPPILEDLSFTVEQGGRLIIQGDNGMGKTTLLNLLLGKLTPAKGSILIDDQEITSLPKRTIGYIKQQQTQEHYPVSVREVVSMAVDPSLDIKQQKWEIDTALRRTGVYELADRNFFTLSGGERQKVSLSRTLCQKARLLLLDEPTSFLDAKSRKTLIEVLHSLSMDEMPTIIIVTHDKELETDLRWPVLRLEGKHA
- a CDS encoding ankyrin repeat domain-containing protein, coding for MAKREETLNKKLLAAAVSATKVKEIKTLLDQGADIHTQNEWGLTPIMLAAQYNPSVNVLKALLDAGADIQEAEPKYRSNALHLAANKSISPKVIEELLKAGADLNARNYLGETALIMAVNSNPEARIISALLKAGADINARDYQGHSVLEYAKAAKRTYIVNQLKKMGAN
- a CDS encoding Ig-like domain-containing protein, translated to MKRTTPPITVACMLALGMALLIGCTDAFNPPKNVTEVTIDEVRPLMIGETFQFTATIAPADATNKRLSWASDNTAVASVDAEGLVTAVSRGSATILVTTEDQNKTDNVQISVHNGYVRVSFTNTADASDTYSFWLTSGPAQGSALDRDTIFTEYDVPSHTLRDFGSGNGSRRLASNTPMDKEYGQFIPLENNYPFESFELYVPDAVDDTCIGDALDAVRFSIHSMQDASTLAFSAGYSSLDPPPISVTFTEFGDEYVGGIISGRISDSRSTEYEVSGEFRVLRAAYAPKY
- a CDS encoding adenosine deaminase; amino-acid sequence: MVTKEIIQQIPKVELHDHLDGGLRIQTILDLANEQHVKLPSEDPQKLHDWFVRGCRQKSLSLYLEPFGVTTQVMQTEDALRRVAFEAVEDLAKEHVCYAEIRFAPILHIHNGLSLEQVVQAVLDGLQQGTRHTGMPTGLILCTMRNQSPKISQTIAELAVAFADRGVVGFDLAGDEIGYPPKKHLEAFQFIRNKNFNITIHAGEAFGVESIWQAVQLCGAHRIGHGVRLVEDMGLDGTRIEEMGSLANFILDRRIPMEMCLTSNVGTGAAKDYASHPFPILFRNKFRVFLCSDNRLMSDTNLTREMELAVQYYNLNIRDLEKITINAMKSAFIHHDQKLSIIYNVIKKGYLQIREQYGITD
- a CDS encoding DUF3842 family protein — encoded protein: MRIVIIDGQGGSLGKSMVEAIKKQFPHVHLLAIGTNSLAASAMLRSGADAIATGENPVVVASRNADLIIGPLGIITADALHGEITPAMAIAVAQSQAHKILLPISKCNVSIVGRQDLSLGEMIELAIKEIATFLDNQG
- a CDS encoding ankyrin repeat domain-containing protein, which translates into the protein MKYLTALLVLLLLLLSPSFASEQDLYRAASQGNPSDVMLAAISAGSFLVEEEDGWNAFFYAATNNADVEVLQLLLDNGFEVNQIDSQGSTPLMYSAEFNKEPRVTAFLLDKGADVQARSPKGETALHRACIGKAGMEVIDLLLKAGASAGQTNIYGQSALHFAAYSRSDSDILTTLILAGAEVNYKDYIGKTALLYLLERQPDSDAVEALLTFGAKPDIADNEGNTALMMAAGRANDGDLIKLLVRNGAKVESRNLAGVTALMYAAAYNQNLDVLDELINAGAQIDAASITGMTALAYAAWHNSNRSITSRLLAHGASIYSTDEKGQTPLMYATAANPNTEVVKLLLQAGSDPDRKSQEGYSAREYVQMNPNKESMLALFK
- a CDS encoding metal ABC transporter permease encodes the protein MHDFLYALSLPPVARGLVAMAIAGFCFPASGVMVLRLNLVPMRYMLMHGVILGGAISLAFSLPVLPTSILLNLLLVLLMLRLKGSNSQSFSLASAAAMVFSMALASLVMHLWDVPAKDTLQLLWGSPFALTFVDILGLTVIALVLILYLVVNFRTVSAIFFDPEIAHSLGMSVTWHYTLMVLVIALVIAFAMKLLGALLIDALLILPVMVGSKRAASLKQLIGFSCLTGLFISTFGYVLAVATDLPPSGTIALLSALLYLAPTSHKKGIAV
- a CDS encoding rhomboid family intramembrane serine protease — protein: MNKASLINRRFRDGTYKNFTLKLVVLNALVYLLTAYIYPRSAYYLAMIPSFVLGGYVWQPFTYMFVHGGFNHLLFNMLSLFIFGSMVEKRIGSKEFLLFYLLAGLFSGIVSFISYYLAGTNVILVGASGAIYAVLLMFAVFYPYSVIFVFGFIPVRAPILVILYAIIELSSQVFGRGGNVAHLTHLSGLVFAYLYCRIRMRINPIEVFKRTL
- a CDS encoding SAM-dependent methyltransferase: MATSRRDRADSYTKRAHKEGYPARSVYKLEELQQSFNLIKSGDTVLDVGAAPGSWTLYTHNELIKGKGTIIAVDLNPLSLNPVPVTVTSYVGDAFGKEMRNTLISHGPYDVIISDAAPMTMGNRSVDTSRSENLAEQVIYLAKDHLKVHGNLVVKIFQGGGQVEMLKLMRTLFVKVKPFKPKACRDDSFEIYLVGMDKLETESTPCES